In a genomic window of Glycine max cultivar Williams 82 chromosome 13, Glycine_max_v4.0, whole genome shotgun sequence:
- the LOC100803137 gene encoding uncharacterized protein: MAAPVAIGTRGTIGSLVRKEIEYFTKFELERRASSQKPQQHFVDMDMVSGRSYSISRPSFWELLTTWKRRKRRGTSGFLPKICSVIEVAESHNHLNKTAGFSYRILRNDINNFHL, translated from the coding sequence ATGGCTGCTCCTGTTGCTATAGGAACAAGGGGCACTATTGGATCTCTAGTAAGGAAGGAAATTGAATACTTCACCAAGTTTGAGTTAGAGAGAAGAGCAAGTTCACAAAAACCTCAGCAACATTTTGTGGACATGGACATGGTTTCTGGCAGAAGCTATTCCATTTCAAGGCCTAGTTTCTGGGAGTTGCTAACAACATGGAAGAGGAGGAAGAGAAGAGGCACAAGTGGTTTTCTTCCAAAAATCTGTTCAGTTATAGAAGTAGCTGAGAGTCATAATCACTTAAACAAGACTGCTGGTTTCAGCTACAGGATCCTCAGGAATGATATCAACAACTTTCATCTCTAA